Proteins encoded in a region of the Deltaproteobacteria bacterium genome:
- a CDS encoding radical SAM protein has translation MSTAIDITRETTPRRSALARTDRLRVLLSKPANLYRSWPFSNDFMRHIFPVAAATYPQLAGAAAKYRPEFLDGLFERMSPSEYLARAARADVVAMGVVSSMLALNTELTIQRIKALNPLCRIVLGGHHATLYADEWLRRGADYIVRGEGEEAFTTLLDRIDAGLVPRNVPGVSYRDHGEIHHNPAAPLAKDLDSVPMPDWSILNWDIYNLGVSNRGRSATIETARGCPFPCTFCSVSTMWNRSQRFKSADRVLAEIENVYARGVRQLVVGDDNFGAKPARDMVIFEEIARRGLDLSWWCFIRVDTVLRRPEFIRAAGRAGLRFAFVGYESLDDDILRQYGKDPSGRYSVSDYRTVFERLRAANVFVYGLFGRHAETRREKFRAWLSTRQVADITAQTSFIPIKGTPSAADLESRGYQVKNSFYQDRILPAFENDGRDQSSGFVLTALIDLFQPANFYRMWRGTWMQRQFFRRLYGGMLRDLAGVTPTRLRTLWTANRTARSLDARQNSIVSSMVKRLGAKASTRAAGSGIVSFWRRIDTAARHLLGRDFVAAPPRTVTIETTTRCTLDCPMCLRERDTAKPAEMTDDVFERVIGQVEHRAEHVVMYGLGEPMQDRAIVARVKRASDVGLGVQISTNAMRLDREKSAKLIEAGLRYMIFSVDSTNNAVYDQLRAGGDLETVVKNVRGFEVENASRGRPVHTTAQMVVLPENRGQVHEFDRFWRREGTNAVRFKTDEVRAHDPGTPARHERPCPVL, from the coding sequence ATGTCCACCGCCATCGACATCACGCGCGAAACAACACCGCGCCGTTCGGCGCTTGCGCGGACCGACCGACTTCGCGTCCTCCTCTCCAAACCGGCGAATCTGTACCGGAGCTGGCCGTTCTCCAACGACTTCATGCGCCACATCTTTCCGGTGGCGGCGGCCACGTATCCACAGCTCGCGGGCGCTGCGGCGAAGTATCGACCGGAATTTCTCGACGGCCTCTTTGAGCGAATGTCTCCGTCGGAGTATTTGGCTCGCGCCGCCCGGGCGGACGTCGTCGCGATGGGTGTCGTGTCATCCATGCTCGCACTCAACACGGAACTCACGATCCAGCGGATCAAAGCCCTCAATCCCCTTTGCCGGATCGTGCTCGGCGGTCATCACGCGACGCTCTACGCGGACGAGTGGCTGCGTCGCGGCGCGGACTACATCGTGCGAGGCGAGGGGGAGGAGGCGTTTACGACGCTGCTGGACCGCATCGACGCCGGGCTCGTCCCGCGCAATGTTCCGGGTGTTTCGTATCGGGATCACGGCGAAATCCACCACAATCCCGCGGCGCCGCTCGCCAAGGATCTCGACTCGGTGCCGATGCCCGACTGGTCGATCTTGAATTGGGACATCTACAACCTCGGCGTGTCGAATCGGGGACGCTCTGCGACGATTGAAACCGCGAGAGGCTGCCCATTTCCGTGCACGTTCTGTTCCGTCTCGACGATGTGGAATCGTTCGCAGCGGTTTAAGAGCGCGGACCGCGTCCTCGCCGAAATTGAAAATGTTTACGCGCGCGGCGTCCGGCAGCTCGTGGTCGGCGACGACAACTTCGGTGCGAAACCCGCGCGGGACATGGTGATCTTCGAGGAGATTGCCCGGCGTGGTCTGGATCTGTCGTGGTGGTGTTTCATTCGCGTCGATACGGTCCTGCGTCGCCCGGAATTCATCCGGGCCGCGGGGCGCGCGGGGCTGCGCTTCGCATTCGTCGGATACGAATCGCTCGACGACGACATCCTGCGCCAGTACGGAAAGGACCCGTCGGGGCGTTACAGCGTCTCGGATTATCGGACGGTGTTTGAGCGGTTACGAGCCGCCAATGTTTTTGTTTACGGACTTTTCGGACGGCACGCCGAAACACGCCGCGAAAAGTTTCGCGCGTGGCTTTCGACACGCCAGGTCGCGGACATCACCGCGCAGACGAGTTTCATTCCCATCAAGGGGACGCCGTCGGCGGCGGATCTCGAATCGCGCGGCTATCAGGTCAAAAACAGCTTCTATCAGGATCGCATTCTCCCCGCGTTTGAAAACGACGGTCGCGACCAGTCCTCGGGATTCGTCCTCACCGCGCTCATCGACCTCTTCCAACCCGCGAACTTTTATCGAATGTGGCGCGGCACCTGGATGCAACGACAATTTTTCCGACGGCTATACGGCGGAATGCTGCGCGACCTCGCGGGAGTGACGCCAACGCGATTGCGCACCTTGTGGACCGCCAACCGTACGGCGCGTTCGCTCGACGCACGGCAGAATTCGATCGTGTCGTCGATGGTGAAACGGCTCGGTGCGAAGGCATCGACGAGGGCCGCCGGGTCGGGAATCGTTTCCTTTTGGCGAAGAATCGACACCGCCGCACGCCATCTCCTCGGTCGGGATTTCGTCGCCGCGCCTCCGCGAACGGTGACGATCGAAACCACCACGCGTTGCACGCTCGACTGCCCCATGTGCCTGCGAGAGCGCGACACGGCCAAGCCTGCGGAGATGACAGATGACGTGTTCGAGCGCGTGATCGGGCAGGTCGAGCATCGTGCCGAGCATGTGGTGATGTACGGACTCGGCGAGCCGATGCAGGACCGTGCCATCGTGGCTCGCGTGAAACGCGCGTCGGACGTCGGTCTGGGCGTTCAGATCTCGACGAATGCGATGCGTCTCGATCGCGAAAAATCCGCGAAACTGATTGAAGCCGGTCTTCGCTACATGATTTTCTCGGTCGATTCCACGAACAACGCCGTTTACGACCAACTTCGGGCGGGCGGAGATTTGGAGACGGTCGTGAAAAACGTTCGCGGATTCGAGGTCGAGAATGCGTCGCGCGGACGGCCGGTTCACACCACGGCGCAGATGGTCGTGCTGCCGGAGAATCGAGGGCAGGTGCACGAGTTCGATCGATTCTGGCGGCGCGAGGGGACGAACGCCGTGCGGTTCAAGACCGACGAGGTCCGCGCCCACGATCCGGGCACACCGGCCCGCCACGAACGACCGTGCCCGGTGCT
- a CDS encoding cobalamin-dependent protein (Presence of a B(12) (cobalamin)-binding domain implies dependence on cobalamin itself, in one of its several forms, or in some unusual lineages, dependence on a cobalamin-like analog.), protein MRVVLWRMGARLAKTFPVSPDLGLAYLYKALFETGHDVHHVDALLRPTTAAELVATHGGRGPWLFGTKLYTHQIGEWRRFIREVKSLDPAVRVITGGPHPASVGSDIFRDVPETDFGYVGEGETSLPLLAELIENDRDGKQLEKVAGLVYRENGNVRANPSAVVQDVDALDAPPWDKLPVREYLRYRAPIRDAAMMPLTTTRGCPYHCSYCAGFRVSARKMRYRNIGLICDEIEHLHRTYGVESVSVQDENFSTRRQHVIDFSEALIRRNLPVRWDCLATGIRLDTLKVEDFELMERAGLHAISVAIESPDQEVLKDMIKGTYIDDQTRRIREIKNRTRIIVNGYFILGYPAQTAKSVRLTQAYSRRSELDYALFFLFTPLPGTEIAQRLEDQGRLSPDAWETFQYDVPSLPLSDLSLRALKWAQLWAYAGFYLRPRRIRTLIRAILGPTQVLDMLRRIRAMVFWRRGIPSVAG, encoded by the coding sequence ATGCGTGTCGTGTTGTGGCGAATGGGAGCGAGACTGGCCAAGACCTTTCCCGTGTCGCCGGACCTGGGTCTCGCGTACCTGTACAAAGCCCTGTTCGAAACGGGGCACGATGTTCACCACGTCGACGCTCTTTTGCGTCCCACAACGGCGGCCGAACTCGTCGCGACGCACGGCGGGCGAGGTCCGTGGCTGTTCGGAACCAAACTCTACACCCATCAAATCGGGGAATGGCGACGATTCATCCGGGAGGTGAAGTCCCTCGATCCGGCCGTTCGCGTCATCACGGGCGGGCCGCATCCCGCCAGCGTCGGTTCCGACATCTTTCGTGACGTGCCCGAAACGGACTTCGGTTACGTCGGCGAGGGCGAAACGAGCCTGCCGTTGCTGGCGGAGCTGATCGAAAACGACCGTGACGGCAAGCAACTCGAAAAGGTGGCGGGTCTCGTCTACCGCGAGAACGGAAATGTGCGGGCGAACCCGTCCGCCGTCGTGCAGGATGTCGATGCGCTCGATGCACCGCCGTGGGACAAGCTGCCGGTTCGCGAGTACCTCCGATATCGAGCGCCTATTCGCGACGCGGCGATGATGCCGCTGACGACGACGCGCGGCTGCCCCTACCACTGTTCTTATTGCGCGGGATTTCGCGTTTCGGCCCGCAAGATGCGGTATCGCAACATCGGACTCATCTGCGACGAAATCGAACACCTGCACAGGACGTACGGCGTGGAGTCGGTCAGCGTTCAGGACGAGAATTTCTCCACGCGACGACAACACGTCATTGACTTCTCCGAGGCGCTGATTCGTCGGAACCTGCCGGTTCGATGGGACTGTCTGGCGACCGGCATTCGGCTCGACACCCTGAAGGTCGAGGATTTCGAGCTGATGGAACGCGCCGGCCTGCACGCGATCAGCGTGGCCATAGAGTCGCCCGATCAAGAGGTCCTCAAGGATATGATCAAGGGCACGTACATCGACGATCAAACTCGTCGGATTCGCGAGATCAAGAATCGAACCCGGATCATCGTCAACGGCTACTTCATCCTCGGTTACCCAGCGCAAACGGCGAAGTCGGTCCGCCTGACGCAGGCCTACTCGCGCCGGTCAGAGCTCGACTACGCGCTGTTTTTTCTCTTCACGCCGCTACCCGGCACGGAAATCGCGCAACGCCTCGAGGATCAAGGACGGCTTTCCCCCGACGCGTGGGAGACTTTTCAGTATGACGTCCCGAGTTTGCCGCTGTCCGACCTATCGCTGCGCGCGTTGAAATGGGCGCAGCTCTGGGCTTACGCGGGATTCTATCTGCGTCCGCGTCGGATTCGCACGCTGATCCGCGCGATCCTCGGCCCGACGCAGGTTCTCGACATGCTCAGGCGCATTCGGGCGATGGTGTTCTGGCGGCGCGGGATTCCCAGCGTGGCCGGGTAG
- the panB gene encoding 3-methyl-2-oxobutanoate hydroxymethyltransferase encodes MARKRIGIDALRRKKERGEKITMLTAYDFPSAQLLDELEIDTILVGDSLGNVVLGYKDTVPVTMDEMIHHTRAVRRGVETAMLIGDMPFGSFQLGPETAIANGVRFMKEAGADAVKLEGGGPMVEVVDRLTKAGVPVVGHLGLTPQTAGMLGGYRVQGETADKAKVLQDDALALQQAGAFMIVLECVPEVVATKVTQALAIPTIGIGAGPGCDGQVLVFHDLLGIRSGFTPKFVKKYAQLETIMHEAISAYRDEVKSGAFPAPEHCFPMASKELDKLY; translated from the coding sequence ATGGCACGTAAGAGGATCGGCATCGACGCTCTGCGCCGCAAGAAGGAGCGGGGCGAAAAGATCACGATGCTCACCGCATACGACTTTCCCTCGGCGCAGCTTCTCGACGAATTGGAAATCGACACGATCCTCGTCGGCGATTCGTTGGGAAACGTCGTGCTCGGCTACAAGGACACCGTTCCCGTGACGATGGACGAGATGATCCATCACACGCGGGCGGTACGGCGCGGCGTCGAGACGGCGATGTTGATCGGCGACATGCCGTTCGGCTCGTTTCAACTCGGACCCGAAACCGCCATCGCGAACGGCGTGCGTTTCATGAAGGAAGCCGGAGCGGACGCCGTGAAACTTGAGGGCGGCGGTCCGATGGTCGAGGTCGTCGATCGCCTGACGAAGGCGGGCGTGCCCGTCGTCGGGCATCTGGGTCTCACACCGCAGACTGCGGGCATGCTGGGCGGGTACCGTGTTCAGGGCGAGACGGCGGACAAGGCGAAGGTCCTGCAGGACGACGCCCTTGCCCTTCAGCAGGCCGGCGCATTCATGATCGTGCTGGAGTGCGTGCCAGAGGTCGTCGCGACCAAGGTCACGCAGGCGCTCGCAATCCCCACGATCGGCATCGGCGCGGGCCCCGGCTGCGACGGACAGGTCCTCGTGTTTCACGATCTGCTCGGCATCCGCTCGGGGTTCACGCCCAAGTTCGTGAAAAAGTACGCGCAGCTCGAAACGATCATGCACGAGGCGATCTCCGCGTACCGCGACGAGGTGAAATCGGGCGCGTTTCCGGCGCCCGAACACTGCTTCCCCATGGCCTCGAAGGAACTCGACAAGCTGTACTGA
- a CDS encoding GTP cyclohydrolase I FolE2, giving the protein MDNSALPELQSIGVRGIRYPVTALDRAHGEQHTVAIVDLRVELPHQLPDHRENTLVEILGRHRHGITIDSIELLLREMREAFDAHAAHLDLRFPYFLRKRAPVSGSESVMEYDCRIVGRLDGDFHREIEVQVPVTLLYPHDGTGRGTRNQRCVVTVTLHFKRFVWFEELIELVEHSASCDLFALLKRADEKHVTRRAYDRPVTLVDLVRGIGRELAEDPGITWFRVVAENLDSVHNHNTYASVEWSRTSLSPS; this is encoded by the coding sequence ATGGACAACTCCGCGCTTCCGGAACTCCAGAGCATCGGCGTGCGGGGGATCCGCTACCCCGTCACCGCGCTCGATCGCGCGCATGGCGAGCAGCATACCGTGGCCATCGTCGATCTTCGCGTCGAACTACCGCACCAGTTGCCCGATCACCGCGAGAATACCCTCGTCGAGATTCTCGGACGGCATCGGCACGGAATCACCATCGACTCCATCGAGCTTCTGCTTCGGGAGATGCGCGAAGCTTTCGACGCGCACGCCGCCCATCTCGACCTTCGATTTCCGTATTTTCTGAGGAAACGCGCGCCGGTTTCCGGCTCGGAATCCGTTATGGAGTACGACTGCCGAATCGTCGGTCGACTCGACGGCGACTTTCATCGCGAAATCGAAGTCCAAGTTCCCGTCACGCTCCTGTACCCTCACGACGGAACGGGACGCGGCACACGAAATCAGCGTTGCGTCGTGACGGTGACCCTTCATTTCAAACGATTCGTCTGGTTCGAGGAACTGATCGAACTCGTGGAGCACTCCGCGTCGTGCGATCTCTTCGCCCTTCTGAAACGCGCAGACGAAAAGCACGTCACGCGGCGTGCGTACGACCGTCCGGTCACCCTCGTCGATCTCGTCCGCGGCATCGGGCGCGAACTCGCCGAGGACCCCGGCATCACGTGGTTTCGGGTCGTCGCGGAGAACCTTGATTCGGTCCACAACCACAACACCTACGCATCGGTGGAGTGGTCGCGGACGAGCCTTTCGCCGTCATGA
- a CDS encoding ketopantoate reductase family protein, with translation MTSIASDRIAIVGAGAFGTLLAARMHESGAPVTLVAHRHADATEITVDGITIIDSRGERTVRVPCISFGASPAGFFTLVFCVKSYDTRSAAEMHCPRLATGGFVLTLQNGAGNVEALAEVFGRENVVAGISTEAALLERVGRVRHTGRGETHVGELDGAISPRLKRLAAILDRAGYRTRLAKSVDRLIWRKLAINAGINALTAIAGQPNGWISQNPHARSLAIAAVREVCAVSEYAGCALDADELAGVMLGVAQRTAKNRSSMLIDIERGRATEVEAIQGYVVRMGARFDVPTPVNSVLRDLVLSISTARPDEFPHGGSTS, from the coding sequence ATGACCTCAATTGCGTCCGATCGGATCGCGATCGTCGGCGCCGGTGCGTTCGGAACGCTCCTGGCCGCCCGGATGCACGAGTCCGGCGCGCCCGTCACGCTCGTGGCGCACAGGCACGCCGACGCGACGGAGATCACCGTCGATGGAATCACGATCATCGATTCGCGCGGCGAACGCACGGTCCGCGTTCCCTGCATCTCGTTCGGCGCTTCGCCCGCGGGATTTTTCACGTTGGTCTTTTGCGTGAAGTCCTATGACACGCGCTCGGCGGCCGAAATGCACTGTCCAAGACTCGCAACCGGCGGTTTTGTGTTGACGCTGCAAAACGGGGCGGGGAACGTCGAAGCGCTCGCCGAGGTATTTGGGCGCGAGAATGTCGTCGCGGGAATCAGCACCGAGGCCGCGCTGCTGGAACGTGTCGGCCGCGTCCGCCATACGGGCCGCGGTGAGACTCATGTCGGCGAACTCGACGGCGCGATCTCGCCGCGCCTGAAGCGACTCGCTGCGATCCTCGACAGGGCGGGATATCGTACCCGCCTCGCCAAGTCCGTCGATCGCCTCATTTGGCGAAAGCTCGCGATCAACGCGGGCATCAATGCGCTCACCGCCATTGCCGGGCAACCCAACGGTTGGATCTCCCAAAATCCCCACGCGCGATCTCTGGCGATCGCGGCCGTTCGGGAAGTGTGCGCAGTGTCGGAATACGCCGGTTGCGCGCTCGATGCCGACGAACTCGCCGGCGTCATGCTCGGTGTCGCTCAACGTACGGCGAAGAATCGATCTTCGATGCTGATCGACATTGAACGTGGGCGAGCGACCGAAGTCGAGGCGATTCAGGGCTATGTCGTGCGAATGGGAGCGCGATTCGACGTCCCAACACCCGTAAACTCCGTCTTACGCGACCTCGTTCTCTCCATTTCCACCGCGCGCCCGGACGAATTCCCGCACGGCGGCTCGACTTCGTAA
- a CDS encoding radical SAM protein translates to MNSSQFRRVALLTMPFTQAPGPFFRLTHFAEPPLGLASLAGSLRKWNPDTAVDIIDAHALLMNRRQLLDRIKAYDPDLVGLTTVSLTAGVTTSLAREIKSVCPNAKIVAGGPHPTALPDDLLEEVDAVALGEGEQTFSDVVSGKAWPDIEGLAFRENGRVRFNAPRPFLKDLDELGFPAYDLLPLRSYRYPYPMKKARGNYATYFSSRGCPSKCTFCAQMSVWGHRVRFHSVERVIEDLQRLIDEFHVSLVHFYDDTLLFHRNRVFEMCEEMIRRKWPLRWICLARGMDIDDEVAEIAARAGCGFIEVGVDTANEGIIQTVKKDSTVDEVRRAFRAASKHGIHVKGNFIIGLPGETPESVREAIDFATTLDATYVNFFHFVPIPGSDLYDEYHQKGWMKATDWGKYHFHHSAVVELPGISTAELNEAMQRALRAFYLRPKTWWRFVRVFFESLDIRTFALGVLAIINEVVVRPHRDLASPKAASTPVVT, encoded by the coding sequence ATGAATTCGAGTCAATTTCGCCGCGTCGCGTTGCTCACGATGCCGTTTACGCAGGCGCCGGGACCGTTCTTCCGTCTGACGCACTTCGCGGAACCTCCCCTCGGTCTGGCTTCTCTCGCCGGAAGCCTTCGCAAGTGGAATCCCGATACGGCCGTCGACATCATCGACGCGCATGCCCTGCTCATGAATCGCCGGCAATTGCTCGACCGGATCAAGGCGTATGATCCGGACCTGGTCGGACTGACGACCGTATCGCTCACGGCGGGAGTCACCACGTCGCTCGCCCGCGAAATCAAGTCCGTCTGCCCGAACGCGAAGATCGTGGCGGGAGGCCCGCACCCGACGGCGCTGCCGGACGATCTGCTGGAGGAAGTCGACGCGGTGGCTTTGGGCGAGGGCGAACAGACCTTTTCGGATGTCGTCTCCGGAAAGGCCTGGCCTGACATCGAAGGACTCGCGTTCCGGGAGAACGGCCGCGTGCGATTCAATGCTCCGCGACCGTTTCTCAAGGATCTCGACGAACTCGGATTCCCGGCTTACGACCTGTTGCCGCTTCGGTCCTACCGTTACCCCTACCCCATGAAGAAAGCCCGCGGGAATTACGCCACGTATTTTTCCTCGCGAGGTTGCCCCAGCAAGTGCACCTTCTGCGCGCAGATGAGTGTTTGGGGTCACCGGGTGCGCTTTCACTCGGTCGAGCGCGTGATCGAGGATCTCCAGCGGCTGATCGACGAATTCCATGTTTCGCTCGTGCACTTCTACGATGACACCCTGCTCTTTCACCGAAATCGCGTCTTCGAGATGTGCGAGGAGATGATTCGGCGAAAGTGGCCGCTGCGTTGGATCTGCCTCGCGCGCGGGATGGACATCGACGACGAGGTCGCCGAGATCGCGGCGCGGGCCGGTTGCGGGTTCATCGAGGTCGGAGTCGACACGGCAAATGAGGGGATCATCCAGACGGTGAAAAAGGATTCGACCGTGGATGAAGTGCGGCGCGCGTTCCGCGCGGCGTCGAAGCACGGCATCCACGTCAAGGGCAACTTCATCATCGGCCTCCCGGGAGAGACGCCCGAGTCGGTGCGTGAGGCGATCGACTTCGCCACGACGCTCGACGCGACCTACGTCAACTTCTTCCACTTCGTGCCGATTCCCGGCAGCGATCTCTACGACGAGTACCACCAGAAGGGGTGGATGAAGGCGACCGATTGGGGGAAATACCACTTCCACCACTCGGCCGTCGTCGAGTTGCCCGGAATTTCCACGGCGGAACTCAACGAAGCGATGCAGCGGGCGCTCCGGGCGTTTTACCTGCGGCCGAAGACGTGGTGGCGCTTCGTGCGCGTCTTTTTCGAGTCGCTCGACATTCGCACGTTCGCGCTCGGTGTACTGGCGATCATCAACGAGGTCGTGGTGCGCCCGCACAGGGACCTCGCCTCGCCAAAGGCAGCCTCGACGCCGGTCGTCACCTGA
- a CDS encoding 4Fe-4S dicluster domain-containing protein, with protein MSEFLTTVSSAVAWIKGLAGRHELFFPLKHGSANYSFQPAGPSADIQFEKYRPTIVPPVKKMLPARDTLFTFVKSPSGEPTVTPTLDTAPRILAGVRPCDLKGIHLMDTIFENGVADAYYAARRANTAVIAYACPKPCDDRAFCHAVDSLDHRAGADVILTPLKGDDMLVEALTDKGREMLAGVDFPKCADAAARKVGAVAARPEPFGRALGAKVSALPAVIKKQWKSDLWDKHTERCFSCGSCNLVCPTCYCFDVQDDLNLDTTSGHRTRTWDACMLPEFAAVAGGHNFRPNAAARQRHRVKRKFEYLTERFHEGAFCTGCGRCGRQCTAGIDILDIVKDLASAEVES; from the coding sequence ATGAGCGAATTTCTCACCACGGTCTCGTCGGCCGTCGCCTGGATCAAAGGGCTGGCGGGCCGACACGAGCTATTCTTTCCGCTGAAACACGGCAGCGCGAACTATTCGTTCCAGCCGGCCGGTCCTTCGGCGGACATCCAGTTCGAAAAGTATCGCCCGACAATCGTTCCACCCGTGAAAAAAATGCTGCCCGCGCGCGACACGCTGTTCACGTTCGTGAAGAGTCCAAGCGGTGAGCCCACGGTCACCCCGACGCTCGACACCGCGCCGAGGATTCTCGCGGGCGTGCGTCCGTGCGACCTCAAGGGCATTCACCTGATGGACACGATCTTCGAGAACGGCGTCGCCGATGCGTACTATGCCGCGCGTCGCGCCAACACCGCCGTCATCGCGTACGCGTGTCCCAAACCCTGCGATGACCGCGCGTTCTGCCATGCGGTCGATTCGCTCGATCACCGCGCCGGTGCCGACGTGATCCTCACGCCGCTCAAGGGCGACGACATGCTCGTCGAAGCCCTCACCGACAAGGGGCGCGAGATGCTCGCGGGCGTCGATTTCCCGAAGTGCGCCGACGCCGCCGCGCGCAAGGTCGGCGCGGTCGCCGCGCGGCCGGAGCCGTTCGGGCGCGCCCTCGGCGCCAAGGTCTCGGCCCTCCCCGCGGTCATCAAGAAGCAGTGGAAGAGCGATCTGTGGGACAAGCACACCGAGCGATGCTTCTCGTGCGGATCGTGCAATCTCGTCTGCCCCACCTGCTACTGTTTCGACGTTCAGGACGACCTGAATCTCGATACGACGTCGGGTCACCGTACGCGCACCTGGGATGCTTGCATGCTGCCCGAGTTCGCCGCGGTCGCCGGCGGGCACAATTTCCGGCCGAATGCTGCGGCCCGCCAGCGACATCGCGTGAAACGGAAATTCGAGTACCTGACCGAGCGCTTCCACGAAGGCGCATTCTGCACCGGTTGCGGCCGCTGCGGACGTCAATGCACGGCGGGGATCGACATCCTCGACATCGTGAAAGACCTTGCGAGCGCGGAGGTGGAATCATGA
- a CDS encoding FAD/NAD(P)-binding protein: MTTTHAHAKVSPDAYLPMMGKVVEVREMTARENYFRLELPRPLGHRPGQFVMVSVLGIGEAPISISNGPTTTNTLELVIRRAGRLTQVLSELKPGDLMGIRGPFGSGFDMSWFDGKEILIVAGGLGLVPLRSLIQPLVANADKYPSITLLSGCRNPAEELYREEVREWSKHPKLRVIRLVDGTENMPWDGEVGLVTAPIPKLDIKPDRTIAVLCGPPVMYKFVIIGLNQKNLPHDRIFVDLERRMKCGVGKCGHCQINDVYCCQDGPVFRFSEIEHLPEALL, from the coding sequence ATGACGACGACGCACGCTCACGCGAAGGTGTCGCCCGACGCCTACCTGCCCATGATGGGCAAGGTGGTCGAGGTCCGGGAGATGACGGCCCGCGAGAACTATTTCCGGCTCGAACTCCCTCGCCCGCTCGGCCATCGACCCGGCCAGTTCGTCATGGTTTCGGTGCTCGGCATCGGCGAAGCGCCAATCTCCATCAGCAACGGGCCGACCACGACGAACACGCTGGAACTCGTGATTCGGCGCGCGGGACGCCTGACGCAGGTGCTGTCCGAATTGAAACCCGGCGACCTCATGGGAATCCGCGGGCCCTTCGGTTCGGGATTCGACATGTCCTGGTTCGACGGCAAGGAGATCCTGATCGTCGCCGGCGGACTCGGCCTCGTGCCGCTTCGCTCGCTGATCCAGCCGCTCGTCGCGAACGCCGACAAGTATCCGTCGATCACACTGCTGTCCGGTTGCCGCAACCCCGCCGAGGAACTCTATCGCGAAGAGGTCCGCGAGTGGTCGAAGCACCCGAAACTGCGCGTCATCCGCCTCGTCGACGGCACCGAGAACATGCCGTGGGACGGCGAGGTCGGCCTTGTAACCGCGCCGATTCCCAAGCTCGACATCAAGCCCGACCGCACGATCGCCGTGCTGTGCGGCCCGCCGGTCATGTACAAGTTCGTCATCATCGGCCTGAACCAGAAGAACCTGCCGCACGACCGGATCTTCGTGGATCTGGAGCGGCGCATGAAGTGCGGCGTCGGCAAGTGCGGGCACTGTCAGATCAACGACGTGTACTGCTGCCAGGACGGCCCCGTCTTCCGCTTCTCGGAAATCGAACATCTGCCGGAGGCCTTGCTATGA